A single genomic interval of Candidatus Poribacteria bacterium harbors:
- a CDS encoding SPOR domain-containing protein has translation MQFNFIQRSRQRLLRIIQKIGIVGMVLATVSVSAGTSSISQRDIFVGASARAVGMGSAFTAGPSATNGFLWNPSSLGFMDGVEVNMGGMPFPGNFSSRDQAFSVAANPQTFGVTNRNLGNVSFATWLDGWKNNTTESTQIVLLGYGLALGQRASAGANLRYYQNNTPIRTNFLWSVDLGMQFAYPLQKWGDSLTVGMNFSELSNGIRENGALLESAPLAARFGTTYELGGDTLFSADLAVRGANNVNWGERLRLHFGAEHWFIDGHVGLRFGYTALTASERFWSGELARGLSFRNSAGQLDYAYVSGSELEQGVHWISATLRWDGGDMVPISVATRTEPSDAEEAGPILMPETLEIDPETLDGTLDLSEPAISPNGDGVSDSTTFRLRLGEDDTVPLRWQLDIRDEYTESVWQKSGTGVPAEGVVWGGFSDTGNLVPDGNYEVQFHVLDAQDTRYLMDTGTVTVDLIPTTLELFAKTPTTVGVKAWDINPLDYWKLELFDAENVLIEQAEGNGSPPAEVVLNKIRANPNAVYTGKLDVRDIAGNQSMEQTQLQFRVSSQPKRASVSSKMTLMVGSFVELYYAEAMEERLRLQNPDQKVALRVATVDGRTMHRVTIGEFNTRAESAELKQHIQETLGIEPVLIALQ, from the coding sequence ATGCAGTTCAATTTTATTCAAAGGAGTAGGCAACGCCTGCTGCGAATCATACAGAAAATCGGTATTGTCGGGATGGTATTGGCAACCGTATCCGTTTCCGCGGGGACTTCCAGCATAAGCCAACGGGATATTTTTGTCGGGGCAAGTGCCCGCGCCGTCGGGATGGGCAGTGCGTTCACCGCAGGTCCCTCCGCGACCAACGGTTTTCTATGGAACCCGTCTTCATTAGGATTTATGGATGGTGTGGAAGTCAACATGGGCGGAATGCCGTTTCCGGGAAATTTCTCAAGCCGAGATCAGGCGTTTTCAGTCGCCGCGAATCCACAAACGTTCGGTGTGACGAACAGAAATCTCGGAAATGTCTCCTTCGCGACGTGGTTGGATGGATGGAAAAATAACACGACGGAATCTACTCAGATTGTCCTGTTAGGATACGGACTCGCGCTCGGACAGCGTGCCTCGGCGGGTGCGAACCTGCGCTACTATCAGAACAACACACCCATCAGAACCAATTTTCTATGGAGCGTGGACTTAGGGATGCAGTTCGCCTATCCGTTGCAAAAATGGGGTGATTCCCTAACAGTCGGCATGAATTTTTCTGAATTGAGCAACGGCATTCGTGAAAACGGTGCGCTTCTTGAGAGCGCACCTTTAGCCGCACGCTTCGGGACGACTTATGAGTTAGGTGGAGACACACTCTTTTCCGCAGATCTCGCTGTCCGAGGCGCGAATAATGTCAACTGGGGGGAACGACTCCGATTGCACTTCGGCGCGGAACATTGGTTTATTGATGGGCACGTCGGGCTGCGCTTCGGTTATACCGCTTTGACCGCTTCTGAGAGGTTTTGGAGTGGTGAATTAGCACGCGGACTGAGTTTCCGAAATTCCGCCGGACAACTTGATTATGCCTATGTGAGTGGCAGTGAATTAGAACAAGGTGTGCATTGGATCTCGGCGACATTACGTTGGGATGGAGGCGATATGGTACCTATATCGGTGGCAACCCGCACCGAGCCATCAGATGCTGAGGAAGCTGGACCGATTTTAATGCCGGAGACACTCGAAATAGACCCTGAAACGCTTGATGGAACATTGGATCTCTCTGAACCCGCAATTTCGCCAAACGGCGATGGTGTATCGGATAGCACTACATTTCGTTTGCGTCTTGGCGAAGATGACACCGTTCCCCTCCGGTGGCAGTTGGACATCCGTGATGAGTACACCGAAAGCGTATGGCAAAAATCTGGGACAGGTGTGCCAGCGGAAGGTGTGGTCTGGGGCGGTTTCTCAGATACCGGCAACTTGGTGCCTGATGGGAATTATGAGGTTCAATTCCACGTTCTCGACGCACAAGACACGCGATACCTCATGGATACCGGGACGGTGACAGTAGATCTCATTCCAACGACACTGGAACTCTTCGCGAAAACACCGACAACTGTCGGCGTGAAGGCATGGGACATCAATCCGCTTGACTATTGGAAACTTGAACTTTTCGATGCAGAAAACGTACTTATTGAGCAGGCGGAGGGAAACGGTTCACCGCCTGCCGAAGTCGTTTTAAACAAGATCCGAGCGAATCCGAACGCTGTTTACACTGGTAAGTTAGACGTTCGGGACATTGCTGGCAATCAGAGCATGGAACAGACGCAACTACAGTTTCGGGTGAGCAGTCAACCAAAAAGAGCGTCGGTATCGAGTAAGATGACGCTCATGGTAGGTTCATTTGTAGAACTTTATTACGCCGAAGCAATGGAGGAGAGATTGCGGTTGCAGAATCCCGATCAGAAGGTCGCCCTCCGTGTCGCTACTGTTGACGGAAGAACGATGCATCGCGTAACGATCGGCGAATTCAACACACGAGCAGAATCAGCAGAATTGAAGCAACACATTCAAGAGACCCTCGGAATAGAACCAGTATTGATTGCGCTCCAATAG
- a CDS encoding amidohydrolase family protein, with translation MLKIIDTHQHLWDTSNLEYPWLEGFDLLGKRYTAEDYREAIGDLNVVRSVHVEGDPAEADVVKEVEWLTQISETDGMIGAIAAAAPLEKPNVEAILEQLIGFGLVVGVRRMAWHHPDPQFYATSELINGVKLLAKFDLSFELCANHAQLPAAIELVKATPDVRHALNHCGGPDIKGGQFELWATYINELASFENVHCKVSGIVTTASENWTREELKPYIQHLVAAFGYERLMFGSDWPVCTLAATYQEWVAALLWAVEDASDAERNRLFYHNAAEFYSV, from the coding sequence ATGCTTAAAATAATTGATACCCACCAACACCTTTGGGACACCTCTAATTTGGAATACCCTTGGTTAGAAGGGTTCGACCTCTTGGGAAAGCGATATACAGCGGAAGATTACCGCGAGGCGATTGGAGACCTTAATGTCGTCAGATCGGTACACGTTGAAGGAGATCCTGCCGAAGCGGATGTTGTTAAGGAGGTCGAGTGGCTAACACAAATCTCCGAAACAGATGGGATGATAGGTGCAATAGCGGCGGCGGCACCGCTTGAAAAACCGAATGTTGAGGCTATTCTTGAGCAACTTATAGGATTCGGGCTTGTCGTGGGAGTGCGTCGGATGGCATGGCACCACCCTGATCCGCAGTTTTACGCCACGTCCGAACTGATTAATGGCGTGAAATTGTTGGCTAAGTTTGATCTCTCTTTTGAACTCTGTGCGAATCACGCGCAACTTCCAGCAGCAATCGAACTCGTCAAGGCGACACCGGACGTTCGGCACGCCCTCAACCACTGCGGTGGACCCGACATAAAAGGCGGTCAATTCGAGTTGTGGGCAACATACATCAACGAACTCGCTTCTTTTGAGAACGTCCACTGTAAGGTATCAGGGATTGTGACGACTGCGAGTGAGAACTGGACGCGTGAGGAACTGAAGCCGTATATCCAGCATCTGGTGGCGGCTTTCGGTTATGAACGGTTGATGTTTGGGAGTGATTGGCCCGTGTGTACCTTGGCGGCGACATATCAGGAATGGGTCGCAGCACTTTTATGGGCTGTTGAGGATGCATCGGATGCGGAGAGAAATAGGCTTTTTTATCACAATGCTGCGGAATTTTATTCGGTATAA
- a CDS encoding zinc metallopeptidase codes for MFLGFFDPLYFVFLAPGLALSLYATFRTKSTFSKYSKVGSRSGMTGAQAADLMLKRHGVSGVRIERSSGWLSDHYDPGQKALRLSDDVYSSPSLSAIGVACHEAGHAMQDAHGYAMLNLRTALVPATNFSSVFSYILIMVGFFIQPFLLLGVGLFAVGVVFSLITLPVEWDASRRAKVAMAEAGMLTQEENQHASKVLNAAFLTYLAAAVTSLLTLLYYLFRLGLLGGGDE; via the coding sequence ATGTTTTTAGGTTTCTTTGATCCGCTCTATTTTGTGTTCCTCGCACCGGGACTCGCACTGTCCCTCTACGCGACGTTCCGCACAAAATCGACATTCTCAAAATATTCAAAAGTTGGGTCGCGTAGCGGAATGACCGGCGCGCAAGCCGCCGATCTGATGCTGAAACGGCACGGTGTGAGCGGTGTCCGGATCGAACGCTCAAGTGGATGGTTAAGTGACCATTATGATCCCGGTCAGAAGGCACTTAGGTTATCCGATGATGTCTATTCAAGCCCATCGCTCTCCGCAATAGGCGTCGCGTGTCATGAAGCAGGACATGCGATGCAGGACGCACACGGCTATGCGATGCTGAACCTGCGCACCGCCCTCGTCCCCGCGACGAACTTTAGTTCGGTGTTCTCTTATATTCTGATAATGGTCGGTTTCTTCATTCAACCCTTCTTACTGCTCGGTGTCGGGCTTTTTGCGGTAGGGGTCGTCTTTTCGTTGATAACACTTCCCGTTGAGTGGGATGCGAGTAGACGCGCCAAAGTCGCAATGGCGGAAGCAGGAATGCTCACGCAAGAAGAGAATCAGCACGCCAGTAAGGTGCTCAACGCCGCATTTTTGACGTATCTCGCGGCAGCAGTGACGAGTCTCCTTACACTGCTCTACTACCTATTCCGATTGGGATTATTGGGTGGCGGTGACGAGTAA
- a CDS encoding VOC family protein, translating to MSTTLVHIGVRTTDLEKSIRFWRDALGLRVYSTMNGCYDLTDGYHNFRVFQHRGPDRPEHVGGMLDYLHIGVRVPNLREAAQRCEDLGFTITWEGLGGDKPYDPNSDELPSEAFKIEDPDGIVVDITEQDDQWPGVDIDSKN from the coding sequence ATGTCAACAACACTTGTACACATCGGCGTCCGGACGACCGATTTAGAAAAAAGCATCCGCTTTTGGCGTGACGCGCTCGGATTGCGAGTCTACTCAACGATGAACGGATGCTACGACCTAACGGATGGTTATCACAACTTTCGCGTGTTTCAACACCGCGGCCCCGATCGCCCGGAACATGTCGGCGGGATGTTAGATTACCTCCACATCGGTGTTCGTGTTCCGAACCTACGAGAAGCGGCACAGCGGTGTGAGGACCTCGGTTTCACAATCACTTGGGAAGGATTAGGTGGTGACAAACCTTATGACCCAAATTCGGACGAGCTACCTTCAGAAGCCTTCAAGATAGAAGACCCAGATGGTATCGTGGTTGATATTACTGAACAGGACGACCAGTGGCCCGGTGTAGATATCGATAGCAAGAATTGA
- a CDS encoding phytanoyl-CoA dioxygenase family protein, producing the protein METDNLLETIEPHVTQLREEGWCVLENVIPADVVDEVREEVETSEADYNEFRKEHGVWGRNVISFMPKFAAHLANERLLITLQQLLGPQVRISQTEYKIRPPHYELVRAYHSDFPYDLNQKWHIPQPFPSAVIGITTLWMLSEFTTENGGTWIVPKTHVDLRNPRGKEDNIGDRNPIDGEMQAIGSAGSVLIMDSRIWHSNAENPSAGKRTAVVVRYAPWWLNLELFGANTATIPGETFDKLPDDVKLLYEHRAENREPTVWI; encoded by the coding sequence ATGGAAACCGACAATCTATTAGAAACGATCGAACCTCACGTTACGCAACTACGGGAAGAAGGCTGGTGCGTCTTAGAGAACGTTATTCCCGCCGATGTCGTTGATGAGGTTCGCGAAGAGGTAGAAACGTCTGAAGCGGATTATAACGAGTTTAGAAAAGAGCACGGTGTATGGGGACGTAACGTCATCAGTTTCATGCCAAAGTTCGCCGCGCACCTTGCGAACGAGCGGCTCCTCATCACTCTCCAGCAGTTACTTGGACCACAAGTGCGTATTTCACAAACTGAGTATAAGATTCGACCTCCACATTACGAATTGGTGCGTGCATACCACTCCGATTTCCCCTATGATCTGAACCAGAAATGGCACATTCCGCAGCCGTTTCCGAGTGCTGTCATCGGTATCACGACCCTCTGGATGCTTTCCGAATTCACAACAGAAAACGGAGGGACTTGGATTGTCCCCAAAACGCATGTAGATCTTCGGAACCCCAGAGGCAAAGAAGACAACATTGGTGATCGGAACCCAATTGATGGAGAAATGCAAGCCATTGGCAGCGCGGGCAGCGTCCTCATCATGGACAGCCGGATTTGGCACTCCAACGCAGAAAATCCGAGTGCCGGTAAACGGACTGCAGTTGTCGTCAGATACGCGCCGTGGTGGTTGAATTTAGAACTCTTTGGTGCGAACACCGCCACGATTCCCGGCGAAACGTTCGATAAGTTACCGGATGATGTCAAATTGCTCTATGAGCATCGCGCAGAAAACCGGGAACCGACTGTCTGGATCTAA